In Chaetodon trifascialis isolate fChaTrf1 chromosome 6, fChaTrf1.hap1, whole genome shotgun sequence, one DNA window encodes the following:
- the ogfod2 gene encoding 2-oxoglutarate and iron-dependent oxygenase domain-containing protein 2 translates to MTSEEDGSPQFYICNCFTTENIFLEDYKLHVRFVSEQQFSLDYQALLRELGCVTEQQFEDVLNKISQEVDRRRRLGVTSAERAAAIRDTYQPLHPHVYHLQESYLAPKFKQIVEYSRRRDASDGGLLDLLEEEAAVRVYRFPVFEKSFCEELVEELEHFEQSSAPKGRPNTMNHYGILLNELGFDEGFITPLREHYLHPLTSLLFPDCGGRCLDSHKAFVVKYDMEEDLDLSYHYDNAEVTLNVSLGKDFTEGNLYFGDMKQVPLNETECSEVEHRVTEGLLHRGQHMHGALPISSGQRWNLIIWMRASQERNKLCPMCSRRPTLVEGEGFADGFTKHSDAPPNASCLLT, encoded by the exons ATGACAAGCGAGGAAGACGGAAGTCCTCAGTTTTATATCTGTAACTGCTtcacaactgaaaacattttcctgGAGGACTACAAGCTCCATGTCCGCTTTGTGTCGGAGCAGCAGTTCAGCCTGGACTATCAGGCA cTGCTCAGGGAGCTTGGCTGCGTGACGGAGCAACAGTTTGAGGATGTGCTCAACAAG ATTTCACAGGAAGTGGACAGGCGAAGACGTCTCGGTGTGACGTCTGCTGAGAGAGCTGCTGCTATAAGAGACACGTACCAGCCTCTCCATCCTCATGTCTACCATCTGCAG GAGTCCTACCTCGCACCAAAGTTCAAGCAGATCGTTGAGTACAGTCGAAGGAGGGACGCCAGTGACGGAGGTCTCTTAGACCTGTTGGAGGAAGAGGCAG CGGTACGGGTGTATCGCTTCCCTGTGTTTGAGAAAAGCTTctgtgaggagctggtggaggagctggagcactTTGAGCAGTCCTCCGCCCCTAAAGGAAGACCCAACACCATGAACCATTATGGG aTCCTCCTGAATGAACTGGGCTTTGATGAGGGCTTCATCACACCCCTCCGCGAGCACTACCTGCACCCGCTCACCTCCCTGCTGTTCCCAGACTGCGGGGGGCGCTGTCTGGACAGCCACAAGGCCTTTGTTGTTAAATATGACATGGAGGAAGACTTGGATCTGAGCTACCACTACGACAATGCAGAGGTCACCCTCAATGTTTCCCTGGGCAAGGATTTCACTGAGGGAAACCTTTATTTTGGAGACATGAAACAG GTGCCTTTAAATGAGACGGAGTGCTCAGAGGTGGAACACAGGGTGACTGAGGGCCTCCTGCACCGGGGCCAACACATGCACGGGGCCCTGCCCATCTCCTCCGGCCAGCGCTGGAACCTCATCATCTGGATGAGAGCCTCACAGGAGCGCAACAAACTGTGCCCCATGTGCAGCAGGAGGCCGACGCTGGTGGAAGGAGAGGGCTTTGCTGACGGGTTCACCAAACACTCCGATGCACCACCGAACGCCTCATGTCTGCTGACGTGA
- the LOC139332495 gene encoding gypsy retrotransposon integrase-like protein 1 yields MLSVESLQVAEEEVVESSSNKLGDIYTFVAKGCFPQTMNPLRKKNLKRYAQKFIIDDGKLYYVGPKKDEKREVVIEAERKRQIFLDCHFNDIGHHLGQKKTVHRIQSKYYWLGIIKDVVDWIKVCETCQHTERNKNLARTVRPIKVDAPWDIVGIDVIGPFPETQQGNTSVILLIDYFSKWPEAFPVLKTDPLSVARCISKCIYRFGAPKTIVCTQNADVCDEVTKLLCERWSIVQKVSPLDQPQLNPLHDCTSPLLKEAILQMVTEKHSEWDDFLDPVLFLFRTSTNPTTKFTPYSLMFSRKANLPNETTLSLLNYDDQEQDMFSTKEKASTHMTAMQEQQNSVKQLVLANMNAAYKQEKKKNAKRRTHNMPSVTFKITDPLFDAGDSPSPKKLKDSLYLSFPVETVLATEQSGSEDIKTELAYHLAESDVH; encoded by the exons ATGTTAAGCGTGGAGTCGTTGCAAgtggctgaggaggaggtggttgAATCCAGCTCCAATAAACTCGGTGACATTTACACTTTCGTGGCGAAAGGCTGCTTTCCTCAGACGATGAATCCTTTACGAAAGAAGAATCTCAAAAGATACGCCCAGAAATTTATCATCGACG ATGGCAAGCTGTACTATGTGGGACCCAAGAAAGATGAGAAGAGGGAGGTGGTCATagaggctgagaggaagaggcagatcTTTCTTGACTGCCACTTTAATGACATCGGTCATCACCTGGGCCAAAAGAAGACTGTCCACAGGATCCAGAGCAAGTACTACTGGCTGGGCATCATCAAGGACGTAGTTGATTGg ATTAAAGTATGTGAGACCTGtcagcacacagagaggaataaaaaccTGGCAAGGACTGTCCGGCCTATCAAAGTGGATGCACCGTGGGATATTGTCGGGATTGATGTTATAG GACCTTTCCCAGAGACCCAGCAAGGCAACACCAGTGTCATACTCCTCATTGATTACTTCAGTAAATGGCCAGAAGCTTTTCCAGTGCTTAAGACAGATCCTCTCTCTGTTGCAAGATGCATTTCCAAATGCATATACAG GTTTGGTGCCCCTAAAACAATAGTGTGCACACAGAATGCTGACGTCTGTGATGAG GTGACAAAGCTGCTGTGTGAGAGGTGGAGCATCGTGCAGAAGGTTTCTCCTCTGGATCAACCTCAGCTCAACCCGCTCCACGACTGCACGAGTCCTTTGCTGAAGGAAGCCATTCTGCAGATGGTGACGGAGAAGCACAGCGAATGGGACGACTTCCTGGACcctgtgctgtttctgtttagGACGTCCACCAACCCTACGACCAAGTTCACCCCTTACTCCCTCATGTTCAGCAGGAAAGCTAATTTACCAAATGAG ACGACATTGAGCCTGCTGAACTATGATGACCAAGAGCAGGATATGTTTTCCACAAAGGAGAAGGCCTCGACACATATGACCGCaatgcaggagcagcagaacTCCGTGAAGCAGCTG GTGCTCGCCAATATGAACGCAGCCTacaaacaagagaagaagaagaacgccAAACGGAGGACACATAACATGCCCTCAGTGACCTTTAAAATCACAGATCCTCTGTTCGACGCAGGAGACTCACCCTCCCCAAAAAAGCTTAAAGACAGTTTGtatttgtcatttcctgttgagACGGTGCTGGCCACCGAGCAAAGCGGCTCAGAGGACATAAAGACTGAGTTAGCGTATCACTTGGCTGAGTCTGACGTCCACTGA